One stretch of Haloterrigena salifodinae DNA includes these proteins:
- a CDS encoding P-loop NTPase produces MTDETPRTDEEIRRAVVDRVREVEIMGGDPIGEQLIEDVDVADGIVTFTVDFEPVGRVLADRLTDQLRGAGLATDGVVHVRVEAAGSDAPETGLPVSGVDSIIAVGSAKGGVGKTTITAALARALAEDGLDVGVFDANVYAPDAPDLLEAEGPVATSPTGKPMPVETDDGIQVVSIELIAEDGPVAWRGAMVHDVVKDLLGNTAWDDRDVLLVDLPPGIGDAVYTIVQQAPLDGGLLVSTPTDECVRATRRTAALYSANDVPSIGVVPNMVGAAEGETTPFDDDTLAEDVAEAAYAKIDPVPFDSALREPTARSFADPATAGERAIDSLRETVLEFVETEGGPAVPEDAVDLRGLPPESCQRQVVTEFGVVDEEPVSVVLRGDPDDLVDVVDESLARDGRSLERTDVDDLGYDGWLVELEATGGSTVEPAT; encoded by the coding sequence ATGACCGACGAGACACCGCGGACGGACGAGGAGATCAGGCGGGCGGTCGTCGATCGGGTCCGTGAGGTCGAGATCATGGGCGGCGATCCGATCGGCGAGCAGTTGATCGAGGACGTCGACGTCGCGGACGGGATCGTCACCTTCACCGTCGACTTCGAACCGGTCGGTCGCGTGTTGGCCGACCGGCTGACAGACCAGCTTCGGGGCGCCGGGCTGGCGACCGACGGCGTCGTCCACGTCCGGGTCGAGGCCGCCGGCTCCGACGCGCCCGAGACCGGGCTTCCGGTGTCGGGTGTCGACTCGATCATCGCCGTCGGCAGCGCGAAAGGCGGCGTGGGCAAGACGACGATCACCGCCGCGCTCGCGCGGGCGCTCGCCGAGGACGGCCTCGACGTCGGCGTCTTCGACGCGAACGTCTACGCACCCGACGCGCCGGACCTGCTCGAGGCCGAGGGACCGGTCGCGACGTCGCCGACGGGGAAGCCGATGCCCGTCGAGACCGACGACGGCATTCAGGTCGTCAGCATCGAACTGATCGCCGAGGACGGACCGGTCGCGTGGCGCGGGGCGATGGTCCACGACGTCGTCAAGGACCTGCTGGGCAACACCGCCTGGGACGACCGGGACGTGCTGCTCGTCGACCTGCCGCCGGGGATCGGCGACGCCGTCTACACGATCGTCCAGCAGGCGCCACTGGACGGCGGCCTGCTGGTCTCCACGCCGACCGACGAGTGCGTGCGGGCGACCCGGCGGACCGCGGCGCTGTACTCGGCCAACGACGTGCCGTCGATCGGCGTCGTCCCCAACATGGTCGGCGCGGCCGAGGGCGAAACGACGCCGTTCGACGACGACACGCTCGCCGAGGACGTTGCGGAGGCGGCCTACGCTAAGATCGACCCCGTCCCGTTCGATTCGGCGCTGCGGGAGCCGACCGCGCGCTCCTTTGCCGACCCCGCGACAGCCGGCGAACGCGCGATCGATTCGCTCCGCGAGACGGTCCTCGAGTTCGTCGAGACGGAGGGCGGGCCGGCGGTTCCCGAGGACGCGGTCGACCTGCGCGGGCTGCCCCCCGAGAGCTGCCAACGGCAGGTAGTCACCGAGTTCGGCGTGGTCGACGAGGAGCCGGTGTCGGTGGTGTTGCGAGGCGATCCCGACGACCTCGTCGACGTCGTCGACGAGAGCCTCGCCCGCGACGGGCGCTCGCTCGAGCGGACCGACGTCGACGATCTGGGCTACGACGGCTGGCTGGTCGAACTCGAGGCGACGGGCGGATCGACGGTCGAGCCGGCGACCTGA
- a CDS encoding molybdopterin-dependent oxidoreductase, producing the protein MSDEASDGLELTRRELGAAAAGIAGASGLGFLGYRRLTGEETADEDGEGPMNPLEEYPNKEWDQKYRDIWEPDDSYMLTCTPNDTHNCYLEATIKNGQITRLGPSMNYGEATDLDGNQASQRWDPRVCNKGLAMVERFYNERRVKAPMIRQGFKQWVDDGFPRDSHGSMPEEYAQRGEDDFVEVSQEEAHEYAARTFLELADHYSGESGMQSLLEQGYDERVVEETQGAGVRTMKFRGGMPLLGVIKLFGQYRNANSMALLDNYVRDVSEDEALGAMGLDNYSFHTDLPPGHTMVTGQQTVDFDLASIEYADHIVLDGINYLTSKMADCHWLTEAKLKGSKVTGIFTDYNATASKCDELITVRPASDTALFLGAARVLIEEELYDEEYVRQFTDLPLLVRMDDNELLRASDLSADYEPADLEKTDAVADDADRPGVDVTNIDDQVITEELRREWGDFVVHNAESGEFEPVTRDDIGDDFDVPATIEGEFEIELADGETVEVRTVFDLIKEHLVGTWDLESTAEVTGTDPQAIENLAQDFADNQQSTMLLTGMGPNHYANADQHGRAVFLLASLTRNVGYQTGNVGSYSGNYRMAYFNGVGQYANEDPFDVELDPEEPARTEKRWDAHSAHFYTNLDKPLKVDGEYFQGDSHMHTPTKSIWVSGSNSILGNAKGTYKIIEKALRTGKIEAFFTNEWWWSMTCEYSDIVFPADSWAEHHVHDITASVTNPFITTMPETEIDRIYNTLNDTQHYKGVAEKLAELTGDSRFEDYWAFIDEEEYQAKPYIQRIFDHSNAVKGYDIEDLLEDAREGTPAIIMTRTYPKHVGNEQTQDSQPWYTKTGRLEFFREEAEFAEAGEHIPLHREPMDATPYEPNVIVDDSDSPVVAPETPDDRGWDSQEKARDTNDRQVRNVVKSPSELTDSSHPLTDLDEGYDYVYMTPKYRHGTHTFGADLEEMAVWWSNYGDQGRKTERDTFDKRKPYIGEGYVEMNPKDAREEDLQDGDYVWVDADPSDRPFPGYDPDDEETEYTRAMMRIRYQPSIPRGVTRSWMNVTQTSHKSYKAQQEREDGKAQSEDTNYVSMYRSGGHQSMTSTWLRRTWLTDSMPRKDMLGQNMDVGFEPDVHAANGAPKESFVKIEKAEDGGVNEDGEPEGNWRPVDEGVRPTQENDRMKQYLEGGFTSESD; encoded by the coding sequence ATGAGTGACGAGGCGTCCGACGGGCTCGAGTTGACCCGTCGGGAACTCGGCGCCGCGGCGGCGGGTATCGCCGGCGCGTCCGGCCTCGGCTTCCTCGGCTACCGGCGGCTGACCGGCGAGGAAACCGCCGATGAGGACGGCGAGGGACCGATGAACCCCCTCGAGGAGTACCCCAACAAGGAGTGGGACCAGAAGTACCGCGACATCTGGGAGCCCGACGACTCCTACATGCTCACGTGTACGCCCAACGACACCCACAACTGCTACCTCGAGGCCACGATCAAGAACGGCCAGATCACGCGGCTGGGTCCCTCGATGAACTACGGCGAGGCGACCGACCTCGACGGCAACCAGGCCTCCCAGCGGTGGGACCCCCGCGTCTGCAACAAGGGGCTGGCGATGGTCGAGCGCTTCTACAACGAGCGCCGCGTCAAGGCCCCGATGATCCGTCAGGGCTTCAAGCAGTGGGTCGACGACGGCTTCCCGCGCGATTCCCACGGCTCGATGCCCGAGGAATATGCCCAGCGCGGGGAGGACGACTTCGTCGAGGTCTCACAGGAGGAAGCCCACGAGTACGCCGCTCGCACGTTCCTCGAACTCGCCGACCACTACAGCGGCGAGAGCGGGATGCAGTCGCTGCTCGAGCAGGGCTACGACGAGCGCGTCGTCGAGGAGACGCAGGGCGCCGGCGTGCGGACGATGAAGTTCCGCGGCGGGATGCCGCTACTGGGCGTCATCAAGCTGTTCGGCCAGTACCGCAACGCCAACTCGATGGCGCTGCTGGACAACTACGTCCGGGACGTCAGCGAGGACGAGGCCCTGGGCGCGATGGGGCTGGACAACTACTCGTTCCACACCGACCTGCCGCCGGGCCACACGATGGTCACCGGCCAGCAGACGGTCGACTTCGACCTCGCGAGCATCGAGTACGCGGACCACATCGTGCTCGACGGGATCAACTACCTGACCTCGAAGATGGCCGACTGTCACTGGCTGACCGAGGCTAAGTTGAAGGGGTCGAAGGTCACCGGGATCTTCACCGACTACAACGCGACGGCCTCGAAGTGTGACGAACTCATCACGGTCCGGCCGGCGTCGGACACGGCGCTGTTCCTCGGCGCCGCGCGCGTGCTCATCGAGGAGGAGCTCTACGACGAGGAGTACGTCCGGCAGTTCACGGACCTCCCGCTGCTGGTCCGCATGGACGACAACGAACTGCTCCGCGCCAGCGACCTGTCCGCGGACTACGAGCCTGCGGACTTAGAGAAGACCGACGCCGTCGCCGACGACGCGGACCGCCCCGGTGTCGACGTGACGAACATCGACGACCAGGTCATCACGGAGGAGCTCCGCCGCGAGTGGGGCGACTTCGTCGTCCATAACGCCGAGAGCGGCGAGTTCGAGCCGGTCACGCGCGACGACATCGGCGACGACTTCGACGTTCCCGCGACGATCGAGGGCGAGTTCGAGATCGAACTGGCCGACGGCGAGACCGTCGAAGTGCGGACGGTGTTCGACCTGATCAAAGAACACCTCGTCGGCACCTGGGACCTCGAGTCGACCGCCGAAGTCACGGGAACCGATCCGCAGGCGATCGAGAACCTGGCCCAGGACTTCGCGGACAACCAACAGAGTACGATGCTGCTGACCGGGATGGGGCCGAACCACTACGCGAACGCCGACCAGCACGGCCGCGCGGTGTTCCTGCTGGCGTCGCTGACGCGAAACGTCGGCTACCAGACGGGGAACGTCGGCTCCTACTCCGGGAACTACCGGATGGCGTACTTCAACGGCGTCGGTCAGTACGCCAACGAGGACCCGTTCGACGTCGAACTCGATCCCGAGGAGCCGGCCAGGACCGAGAAGCGCTGGGACGCCCACTCGGCGCACTTCTATACGAACCTCGATAAGCCGCTGAAGGTCGACGGCGAGTACTTCCAGGGCGACTCGCACATGCACACGCCCACGAAGTCGATCTGGGTGTCGGGGTCGAACTCCATCCTCGGCAACGCGAAGGGGACCTACAAGATCATCGAGAAGGCCCTTCGCACCGGGAAGATCGAGGCCTTCTTCACCAACGAGTGGTGGTGGTCGATGACCTGCGAGTACTCCGACATCGTCTTCCCGGCGGACTCGTGGGCCGAACACCACGTCCACGATATCACCGCCTCCGTCACGAACCCGTTCATCACGACGATGCCGGAGACGGAGATCGACCGGATCTACAACACCTTAAACGACACCCAACACTACAAGGGCGTCGCCGAGAAGCTCGCCGAACTCACCGGCGACAGTCGCTTCGAGGACTACTGGGCGTTCATCGACGAGGAAGAGTACCAGGCCAAGCCGTACATCCAGCGTATCTTCGACCACTCGAACGCCGTCAAGGGCTACGACATCGAGGACTTACTCGAGGACGCCCGCGAGGGGACGCCGGCGATCATCATGACCCGGACCTACCCCAAGCACGTCGGCAACGAGCAGACACAGGACTCCCAGCCCTGGTACACGAAGACCGGCCGCCTCGAGTTCTTCCGCGAGGAAGCGGAGTTCGCCGAGGCCGGCGAACACATCCCCCTCCACCGGGAGCCGATGGACGCGACGCCCTACGAGCCGAACGTCATCGTCGACGACAGCGACAGTCCCGTGGTCGCGCCCGAGACGCCGGACGACCGCGGCTGGGATAGCCAGGAGAAGGCCCGCGACACCAACGACCGACAGGTCCGCAACGTCGTGAAGTCGCCGTCGGAACTGACCGACTCCAGCCACCCGCTGACCGACCTCGACGAAGGCTACGACTACGTCTACATGACGCCGAAGTACCGCCACGGGACCCACACCTTCGGGGCCGACCTCGAGGAGATGGCGGTCTGGTGGAGCAACTACGGCGACCAGGGTCGCAAGACGGAGCGCGATACCTTCGACAAGCGAAAGCCGTACATCGGCGAGGGGTACGTCGAGATGAATCCCAAGGACGCCCGCGAGGAGGACTTACAGGACGGCGACTACGTGTGGGTCGACGCCGACCCCTCCGACCGTCCGTTCCCGGGCTACGACCCCGACGACGAGGAGACCGAGTACACGCGGGCGATGATGCGGATCCGCTACCAGCCGAGCATTCCGCGGGGGGTCACCCGCAGCTGGATGAACGTGACCCAGACCTCCCACAAGTCCTACAAGGCCCAGCAGGAGCGCGAGGACGGGAAGGCCCAGTCCGAGGACACGAACTACGTGTCGATGTACCGCAGCGGCGGCCACCAGTCGATGACCTCGACGTGGCTGCGCCGGACCTGGCTGACCGACTCGATGCCCCGCAAGGACATGCTCGGACAGAACATGGACGTTGGCTTCGAGCCCGACGTCCACGCCGCCAACGGCGCGCCCAAGGAGTCGTTCGTCAAGATCGAGAAGGCCGAAGACGGCGGTGTGAACGAGGACGGCGAGCCCGAGGGCAACTGGCGACCAGTCGACGAGGGCGTCCGGCCGACCCAGGAGAACGACCGGATGAAACAGTACCTAGAGGGCGGTTTCACGAGCGAATCAGACTGA
- a CDS encoding MBL fold metallo-hydrolase, giving the protein MATTYEGITFERLGHASKRLETAEGTVIYVDPWGEQLEDESGDADVVFVTHDDFDHYDPEAIAAVAGDDATVAIYEAVDTSDLAEDVIDLPLGGEVTVDGIDVETVPAYNDPAGDHVDEDGEPFHAEGEVIGLLLDLEGTTVFIPSDTDFLPHHESITADVFVPPIGGHFTMDRREAADFARSVEADLVLPEHYDTFDPIETDADAFAADLEADEIRVDLF; this is encoded by the coding sequence ATGGCAACGACCTACGAGGGAATCACGTTCGAGCGGCTCGGCCACGCGAGCAAGCGTCTCGAAACCGCCGAAGGAACGGTCATCTATGTCGATCCGTGGGGCGAGCAACTCGAGGACGAATCCGGGGACGCGGACGTCGTCTTCGTCACGCACGACGACTTCGACCACTACGATCCTGAGGCAATCGCGGCCGTCGCCGGCGACGACGCGACCGTCGCGATCTACGAGGCCGTCGACACGAGCGATCTGGCGGAGGACGTGATCGACCTACCCCTCGGGGGCGAGGTGACCGTCGACGGGATCGACGTCGAGACGGTGCCCGCGTACAACGATCCCGCGGGCGATCACGTCGACGAGGACGGCGAGCCGTTCCACGCCGAGGGCGAGGTGATCGGCCTCCTGCTGGACCTCGAGGGGACGACCGTCTTCATCCCGTCGGACACGGACTTCCTCCCGCACCACGAGTCGATCACCGCCGACGTGTTCGTCCCGCCGATCGGCGGCCACTTCACGATGGACCGCCGCGAGGCCGCGGACTTCGCCCGGAGCGTTGAAGCCGACCTCGTGCTGCCCGAACACTATGACACCTTCGACCCGATCGAAACGGACGCCGACGCCTTCGCCGCGGACCTCGAGGCCGACGAAATCCGCGTCGACCTGTTCTGA
- a CDS encoding SRPBCC family protein translates to MPTHQRTSTIDADFETVWAFYDGIDEPERLTPDWTGLRVARAIGPEGQPGPDGYLPGTEVHLELQPFGLGPTSEWVVEITEREVWDGRAWFVDEQVGDRGPYEEWRHAHRFADLGDATVVHDRITYRVPGAGDRPLATPLLAGMLWHRHRKTRALLE, encoded by the coding sequence ATGCCAACCCACCAGCGAACGTCGACGATCGACGCCGACTTCGAGACCGTCTGGGCGTTCTACGACGGCATCGACGAACCCGAAAGACTGACTCCGGACTGGACGGGTCTGCGAGTCGCTCGCGCGATCGGTCCCGAGGGGCAGCCCGGTCCGGACGGGTACCTGCCCGGGACGGAGGTCCACCTCGAGTTGCAACCGTTCGGTCTCGGCCCGACGAGCGAGTGGGTCGTGGAGATCACCGAGCGCGAAGTGTGGGACGGACGCGCCTGGTTCGTCGACGAACAGGTCGGCGACCGCGGTCCCTACGAGGAGTGGCGCCACGCCCATCGCTTCGCGGATCTGGGCGACGCGACGGTGGTTCACGACCGAATTACGTATCGAGTGCCCGGCGCCGGCGACCGTCCGCTGGCAACGCCGTTGCTCGCGGGGATGCTGTGGCACCGCCACCGGAAAACGCGTGCGCTGCTCGAATGA